DNA sequence from the Janibacter sp. CX7 genome:
CGGCGGCGGCCGGGTCGACCTCACGCAACCGATGACGAAGGGCGGCGCGCCCCCCTTCGTCCTGCGCCCGGTCCTCGAGCCGGGCCCGCACGGCGGGATCCGTCGGCGGGATGTCGAGGTGGTCGAGCGCGGCCCGCACGTAGAGGCCGGAGCCACCGGCGAGGACCGGGACGAGCCCGCGGTCGCGGATGTCGACGATCGCCGCCTCGGCCCGGGCCTGGAAGTCCGCGAGGGTGGCCTCGTCCGTGACGTCGAGGACATCGAGGAGGTGGTGCGGGATGCCGCGCCGCTCCCCCACCGGCAGCTTGTTGGTCCCGATGTCCATGCCGCGGTAGAGCTGCATGGCGTCGGCGTTGACCACCTCGCCGCCGAGCTGCTCCGCGAGGTCGAGCGCGAGGTCGGACTTGCCGGTGGCCGTGGCCCCGACGACGGCGACGACCTCGGGGCGGTGCGTCCCGCTCACTCCTCGTCGTCGTCGTGACCGAAGGGGTCCGGGCCCTCGCCCGGCATCCACGTCAGGCCGGCGACGCCCCAGCCCTCGGCCTTGATCGCCTTGCGGGCCTTCTTCTTCCACTTGTCGCCGAGGCGGTCGACGTAGAGGAAGCCGTTGAGGTGGTCGTACTCGTGCTGCATGCAGCGGGCGAACCAGCCGGTGGCCGAGAAGGAGATCTCGTTGCCGTCCCAGTCGTAGCCGCTCACCTCGGCCCGCTCACCACGCCGCAGCGGGTAGGAGTAGCCCGGCACGGACAGGCAGCCCTCGGACTCGTGGTCGCGGTCGGGCTCGCCGACGGCGGGCTTGCTCGCCTTGACGTAGGGGTTGATGACGTGGCCGAGGGCGGGGACGCCGTCGTCGTTGGCCATGCTCCACGTGAAGATCCGCAGCCCCACGCCGATCTGCGGCGCGGCCAGGCCGACGCCGTGCGCGGCCTCCTGGGTCTCGTACATGTCCTCGACGAGGGTGCGCAGCTCGGCGTCGAAGGTCGTGACCGGCTCCGAACGGGTGTGCAGGACCGGCTCGCCGCAGATGGTGATGGCGTGGATCGTCATGAGCGGCATCCTAGGTCGCCGCGCGGCGACCCACGGCACCCAGGACCGGCCGGCGGGCGGGCACGGGGAGACGCAGAGCGGCGCCGAGACCGGACAGGGGGTTCCGGTCCCGGCGCCGCCGGGGGTGTCCGGCGTCAGGGACGCCGGACGGTCTGTGGGCCTCAGGCCTGCTTGATGGCCGAGAGGTCGAGGGTGAGCGTGATCTTCTTCGAGACGAGGACGCCGCCGGTCTCGAGCGCGGCGTTCCAGGTCAGGCCGAAGTCCTCACGGTCGACGTCGGTGCGGGCGGTGAAGCCGGCGCGGACGTTGCCGAAGGGGTCCTGTGCGGTGCCCTCGTACTCGGCGGCCAGCTCGACCTGGCGGGTGACGCCCTTGATGGTCAGGTCGCCGACGAGGGTGAACTCCTCGCCCTTGACGTCCTTGATGCCCGTGCTGGCGAAGGTGATGACCGGGTTGTTCTCGACGTCGAAGAAGTCGGCCGACTTCAGGTGGCCGTCGCGGTCGGCGGAGCCGGTGTCGATCGAGGCGACCTGCATCGTGGCGTTCGCGGTCGAGGCGGCGAAGTCCTCGGCGACGGTGATCGTGCCCTCGAGCTCGCGGAAGTAGCCGCGGACCTTGGTGACCATCGCGTGGCGGGCGACGAAGCCGACCTCGGAGTGGCTGGCGTCGAGGACGTACGTGCCGGCGGCCAGGTCGGCGAGGGGGGTGATGGCGGTGGACTCGGTCATGTCGTGCTCCTTGGCGATCGGGGTGGTCTCTTGGTGCACCACTTACATTAGGGGCAATTGGTTGTCGTGTCAACTATTGGTTTTTCAACGAAATGTACACGCTACGCCGTCAGCGGTTGAAGCGCGCGGGCTGACGTGTTTGGCTGGACGTACGGCCCGTCACCGGGCAACCCGACACGAAGGAGAACACCATGGGGTTCGACGATCTGAAGGGCAAGGCGACCGACTCGCTGGGCGAGAACAGCGACAAGGTCGAGCAGGTGAGCGACCAGGGCCTCGACAAGGCCGGCGAGTTCGCCGAGGGCAAGGGTGCCAGCTCCGAACACGCCGACAAGGGCAAGGACTTCCTCGACGGCAAGATCGGCGAGTGAGGCTGCCTCACTGACAGCACGAAGGGGGCTGGTCACCGTGACGGTGACCAGCCCCCTTCGTCGTGCCCGGGTGGTGCGGTGGCGCTCTCAGGCCCCGCAGGCCGGGCCGGCGGTCGCCACCGGCGGCGGGGCGCCGACACTCGGCAGGCCCAGGCTCACCGCGGGCTTGGAGACGGTGCCCGCGGCAGCGCCCTCCTGCAGAGCCGCCCAGGCATCGCCGCCCGGCGTGCGGCGCACGCTGAAGACCCCGCCCTCGATCGCCGAGTCGGCGACGATGTGGTGCGGGGCGCCGTAGGTGACGCCGACGGTGACCATGTCACCGGGGCGCGGACGCTCGGCCTCGGGCAGGTCCTCGGGCAGGGCGAAGTGGACGAGGCGGTTGTCGGGGGCGCGCCCGCTGAGCCGGGCGGTCTCGCGGTCCTTGCGCCCCTCCCCCGTCGCGACCAGGACCTCGAGCTCGCGGCCCTCCTGCTCGCGGTTGCCCGCCCACGAGATCTCGTCCTGCAGGGCGACGAGCCGCTCGTAGCGCTCCTGGACGACCTCCTTGGGCACCTGGTCGTCCATCGTCGCCGCCGGGGTACCGGGGCGGATCGAGTACTGGAAGGTGAAGGCCGAGGAGAAGCGGGACTCGCGCACGACGCGCAGGGTCTCCTCGAAGTCGGCGTCGGTCTCGCCGGGGAAGCCGACGATGATGTCCGTCGTGATCGCCGCGTCGGGGATGCGCTCGCGCACCCGGTCGAGGATGCCGAGGAAGCGCTCGGAGCGGTAGCTGCGACGCATGGCCTTGAGCACGCGGTCGGATCCGGACTGCAGCGGCATGTGCAGGCTCGGCATGACATTGGGCGTCTCGGCCATCGCGTCGATGACGTCGTCGGTGAAGGCGGCGGGGTGCGGGCTGGTGAAGCGCACCCGCTCCAGGCCGTGGATGTCGCCGCAGGCCCGCAGCAGCTTGCCGAAGGCGAGCCGGTCGCCGAACTCGACGCCGTAGCTGTTGACGTTCTGGCCCAGGAGGGTGACCTCGACGACGCCCTGCGCGACGAGCGCCTCCACCTCGGCGAGGATCTCGCCGGGACGGCGGTCCTTCTCCTTGCCCCGCAGCGCCGGGACGATGCAGAAGGTGCAGGTGTTGTTGCACCCGACGGAGATCGAGGTCCAGCCCGAGTAGGCCGAGTCACGGCGGGTCGGCAGGGTCGAGGGGAAGGTCTCGAGGGCCTCGAGGATCTCGACCTGCGCCTCCTCGTTGTGCCGCGCGCGGTCGAGCAGCGCGGGCAGGCTGCCGATGTTGTGCGTGCCGAAGACGACGTCGACCCACGGGGCGCGCTCGACGATCGTCGCGCGGTCCTTCTGCGCCATGCAGCCGCCGACGGCGATCTGCAGGTCGGGGTTGCGCTGCTTGAGCGGGCGCAGCTGGCCGAGGTTGCCGTAGAGCTTGTTGTCCGCATTTTCGCGCACCGCACAGGTGTTGAAGACGACGACGTCGGCCACCTCACCGCGCTCGTCGGCGGGCAGGCTCGCGAGGTCGACGTACCCGGCGGTCTCGAGGAGGCCGGCGAGCCGCTCGGAGTCGTGCACGTTCATCTGGCACCCGTGGGTGCGCACGTCGTAGGTCTTGGCAGTCGCAGTCATGACCCGACAAGGGTACGTCGGGACGAAGGGGGTGCCCCACCCCCTTCGTCCGTCGTCACCCGATGCGGGTGTAGGTGATGTCGAGCTCGAGGTCGGTGACCTGCGGGCCGACGAACATGCCGCGGAAGGGCGCGACGTCGTCGTAGTCGCGGCCACGGCCGACGACGACGTGGTCGAGGCCGACCGGCCCGAGGTTCGTCGGGTCGATCGGGTGCCAGCCGCGGTCCCACAGCTCGATCCACGCGTGGTTGCGCGCCGGCACCGTCGTGCCGCGCTCGATCTCGGCCTCGTCGACGGTGAGGTAGCCGCTGACGTAGCGGGCCGGGACCTCGATGGCGCGCAGCGCACCGAGGACGACGTGGGCGAAGTCCTGGCAGACGCCGCGGCGACCCTCCCAGACGTCGGCCGCCGTCGCCTGCCACCCGGTGATGCCGCGCTCGTAGGTCATCGCGTCGTGGATCCGCTGGACGATGTCCATCGCCGCCTGGCGCGGGGTCGCGGCATCGGCGAACTCCTGCGCGAGGGCGACGACCTGCGCCGGCGGCTCGGTGCGGCCGGTCTGCGCGAGGTACTCGCTCAGCCGGTCACGGGTGGACTCCTCACGCACGGCGCCCCAACCGCTCGCCTCGACGTGCACGGGCAGCTCGGAGCGCTCGACCGTGCTCGTCGCCTCGATCTCGAGGACGTCGTGCGGGGTCTGCGACTCCATCGCCATGACCTGGGTGCCCCAGTGGTCCTCGTAGACATGGCTCCACGTGAGGGGCTTGACCCGCACGCGCGCCTCGAGGGTCGCCTGGCCGGGCTCGGTGACCGGGATCATCCGCAGCTCGTTGTGCGCTGCGGTGACCTCGCCGTCGTAGCGCATCATCGTGCGGTGGACGATGCGGTGTCGCCTGGTGCTCAAAGGATCTCTCCCGTCCACTCCTGGACCGGCGCCGACATGAAGTAGCGCGCGCCGATCGCGTCGGATGCCTCCACGACTGCGTCCTGGACCTCCTGCATGCGCCCGTGGAGGTCCTGCAGCACCGAGTCGGGGTTGCTGAACTCCAGCGAGGTGCGGGCCTGCCCGAGGATGCGTCGGGCCTCGTCGGA
Encoded proteins:
- the def gene encoding peptide deformylase, whose product is MTIHAITICGEPVLHTRSEPVTTFDAELRTLVEDMYETQEAAHGVGLAAPQIGVGLRIFTWSMANDDGVPALGHVINPYVKASKPAVGEPDRDHESEGCLSVPGYSYPLRRGERAEVSGYDWDGNEISFSATGWFARCMQHEYDHLNGFLYVDRLGDKWKKKARKAIKAEGWGVAGLTWMPGEGPDPFGHDDDEE
- a CDS encoding YceI family protein, with protein sequence MTESTAITPLADLAAGTYVLDASHSEVGFVARHAMVTKVRGYFRELEGTITVAEDFAASTANATMQVASIDTGSADRDGHLKSADFFDVENNPVITFASTGIKDVKGEEFTLVGDLTIKGVTRQVELAAEYEGTAQDPFGNVRAGFTARTDVDREDFGLTWNAALETGGVLVSKKITLTLDLSAIKQA
- a CDS encoding Rv0909 family putative TA system antitoxin, whose translation is MGFDDLKGKATDSLGENSDKVEQVSDQGLDKAGEFAEGKGASSEHADKGKDFLDGKIGE
- the miaB gene encoding tRNA (N6-isopentenyl adenosine(37)-C2)-methylthiotransferase MiaB is translated as MTATAKTYDVRTHGCQMNVHDSERLAGLLETAGYVDLASLPADERGEVADVVVFNTCAVRENADNKLYGNLGQLRPLKQRNPDLQIAVGGCMAQKDRATIVERAPWVDVVFGTHNIGSLPALLDRARHNEEAQVEILEALETFPSTLPTRRDSAYSGWTSISVGCNNTCTFCIVPALRGKEKDRRPGEILAEVEALVAQGVVEVTLLGQNVNSYGVEFGDRLAFGKLLRACGDIHGLERVRFTSPHPAAFTDDVIDAMAETPNVMPSLHMPLQSGSDRVLKAMRRSYRSERFLGILDRVRERIPDAAITTDIIVGFPGETDADFEETLRVVRESRFSSAFTFQYSIRPGTPAATMDDQVPKEVVQERYERLVALQDEISWAGNREQEGRELEVLVATGEGRKDRETARLSGRAPDNRLVHFALPEDLPEAERPRPGDMVTVGVTYGAPHHIVADSAIEGGVFSVRRTPGGDAWAALQEGAAAGTVSKPAVSLGLPSVGAPPPVATAGPACGA
- a CDS encoding transglutaminase family protein, which codes for MSTRRHRIVHRTMMRYDGEVTAAHNELRMIPVTEPGQATLEARVRVKPLTWSHVYEDHWGTQVMAMESQTPHDVLEIEATSTVERSELPVHVEASGWGAVREESTRDRLSEYLAQTGRTEPPAQVVALAQEFADAATPRQAAMDIVQRIHDAMTYERGITGWQATAADVWEGRRGVCQDFAHVVLGALRAIEVPARYVSGYLTVDEAEIERGTTVPARNHAWIELWDRGWHPIDPTNLGPVGLDHVVVGRGRDYDDVAPFRGMFVGPQVTDLELDITYTRIG